CCGATAACGAATCAAAAGGTGAAAAACCATAGGCAATAAGGTCGGCATTAACAAAGTTACGACAACCGGCTATTTGCGGCAAATATCGCAGCGCAAAAGTCGTTTTGCCTGCACCATTTGGTCCCGCAATAATATAACAGGTTGGCTTTTTCTTTTTACCCATTACAATTTAATGTGCAAATAACGACTTCCCGGTCATCTCTGCCGGCTGAGGAATTTCCATCATTTCCAGCATAGTCGGCATAACATCTGCAAGCCTTCCGTTATCGAGTTTTCTGTTTTTATTCAACTCATCAAAAACAATCAGCGGTACATCGCCGGTCGTATGCGAGGTATACGGATTGCCGTTTTCATCGCTCATTTTTTCGAAATTGCCATGGTCGGCTGTGATAATCGCTGCGCCGCCAAGCTGTTTTACCTTATCAAGTATTTTGCCGACACAGGCATCAACCGTCTGGGCCGCTTTAACAGCCGCTTCGAGAATTCCGGTATGACCGACCATATCGGGATTGGCGAAATTTATTACTATAATGTCATATTTGCCTGTTTCTAGTCTTTCCATAACAACATCGCAGACTTCAAATGCGCTCATTTCCGGCTTTAAATCATAAGTCCTGACCCTCGGTGAAGGCACAATCTGCCTGTCTTCGCCGGGGAATGGATTTTCGGTATAGTCATTGAAGAAAAATGTAACGTGAGCGTATTTTTCCGTTTCGGCGCATCGGAACTGTTTAAGTCCGAGGTCGCTGAAATAAGCCGCTGCGATATTTTTCATCTTCGGCGGCCTTGAAAAAATTATCGGCGCCGGTATCGTAGAATCATATTCTGTCATACAGAGATAAAAAATCTTCGGTCTTACTGTTCTGACAAATCCTGTAAACGCGTCATCGACAAATGCACGGGTGATTTCTCTGGGTCTGTCGCCGCGGAAATTGAAGTGAACCACGCCATCGCCGTCCTCAATTTTCGCAAGAGGTGCGCCTTCTTCATCGGTAATGCAGACCGGTTCGATAAATTCGTCGGTTACCTTTTTTTGATAGCTTTGTTCGACGGCTTCTGCTGTGCTGTTTGCCCTGTTTCCCTTGCTCATTACCATACATTCATAAGCCTTTTGCACTCTGTCCCATCGGCTGTCCCTGTCCATCCCGTAAAATCGTCCCATTATGGTTGCGATTTTACCTACGCCGATTTCGGACATTTTTTGTTCAATCTGTGCCAGGTATTCTTTGCCGCTGTCCGGCGGAGAATCTCTGCCGTCAGTAAACGCGTGCAGATAAACTTTCGTAAGGTTGTTTCTTTTCGCAAACTCAAGCAAACCGTAAAGATGCTTCAGAAGTGTATGAACTCCGATATCGCTGCACAATCCGAGCAGATGCAGTTTGCCGTTATGTTCTTTTACATAACTGGCCAGTTTGAGCAGTTCGGCATTTTCAAAGAAAGAGCCGTCGCGGATTGATTTGCTGATTCTGACCGACTCCTGGTCGACGATTCTTCCGGCTCCGAGGTTCTGATGTCCGACTTCGCTGTTGCCCATAGTGCCCTCGGGCAATCCGACATCTTCGCCGCTGGTATGAATAAGACAATGAGGATATTGGCTCATCAGCATATCATCCACAGGCATATTAGCCTGTTTTATGGCGTTACATGCATCGTCTTTCGGATTAGGGTTATAACCCCAGCCGTCACGAATGATTAGCACAAACGGCCGCCGTTTGAGATTTA
The sequence above is drawn from the Phycisphaerae bacterium genome and encodes:
- the gpmI gene encoding 2,3-bisphosphoglycerate-independent phosphoglycerate mutase yields the protein MTKEKINLKRRPFVLIIRDGWGYNPNPKDDACNAIKQANMPVDDMLMSQYPHCLIHTSGEDVGLPEGTMGNSEVGHQNLGAGRIVDQESVRISKSIRDGSFFENAELLKLASYVKEHNGKLHLLGLCSDIGVHTLLKHLYGLLEFAKRNNLTKVYLHAFTDGRDSPPDSGKEYLAQIEQKMSEIGVGKIATIMGRFYGMDRDSRWDRVQKAYECMVMSKGNRANSTAEAVEQSYQKKVTDEFIEPVCITDEEGAPLAKIEDGDGVVHFNFRGDRPREITRAFVDDAFTGFVRTVRPKIFYLCMTEYDSTIPAPIIFSRPPKMKNIAAAYFSDLGLKQFRCAETEKYAHVTFFFNDYTENPFPGEDRQIVPSPRVRTYDLKPEMSAFEVCDVVMERLETGKYDIIVINFANPDMVGHTGILEAAVKAAQTVDACVGKILDKVKQLGGAAIITADHGNFEKMSDENGNPYTSHTTGDVPLIVFDELNKNRKLDNGRLADVMPTMLEMMEIPQPAEMTGKSLFAH